Part of the Nicotiana sylvestris chromosome 5, ASM39365v2, whole genome shotgun sequence genome is shown below.
tgaagtgttggaaatttttctcaaatggaaaatgatggtggagaatcaaataagcaggaggatcaagtgtattcgcacagacaatggaggtgaatacaaaaatgatcattttaataaggtctgtgaaaatgatggcatcgtccgacacttccctatcagacatacaccacaacagaatggagtggcagaacgtatgaaccgaaccttgctggagaaggtacgatgtatgttgtccaatgctggcttgaccaaagaattttgggctgaggcagttacatatgcatatcacctcattaatcgtctaccatctgctgctattgccAGCAAGACActatttgaaaaatggtatggaaagcctgttgtagattatgactctttgcacgtatttggctcaactgcatattatcatgtaacagagtcaaaattggagccaagggcaaagaaggctatttttatggggattacttctggagtcaaaggatatcgcttatggtgttctacgacaaagaaagtaatattcagcagggatgttacatTTGATGAATCtactatggtaaataaggtaacagaagataccaaacaaaatgagggttcttctaagcaggtggagtttgagggaaaatttatttttcctacacaagaagtaaaggagaaaacaaatgaagattatcatCTGGAAGAAGAGTcagtagagagggagattccaactcaggaacctcaataacaacttgaatcaattgcaactagcaggccaaaaaggacaataacaaaactTGTTCATCTTATAGAAACGATTGCTTGTGccgcctcaattgtagctgatgatgttcttaccacttataaagatgcagtccaaagttcagaagaagataagtggaggattgccatgaatgatgaaatacagtcccttcatcagaatcatacatggagattggccaatctcccaaagggaaagaaagcaattgggtacAAATGggcatttgcaaagaaagaaggatttcctaaccaagaagatattcgctacaaagcaagattggtggtcaaaggatatgctcaaaataagggaattgattacaatgaagtgttttctcccgttgtaaaacattcctccattagaattatgttagctttggtagcacagttgaatttggaactagttcagatggacgTAAAAATTGCGTTTTTACATGAAAACTtagaggaggaaatctacatgactcagccagaaggattcaaaattgctgaaaaagaaaatatggtatgcaaacttgaaaaattattgtacggattgaaacaatcttctagacaatggtacaagcgatttgacaagtttatgttacggcaagggtacaagagaagcaaaacaatcattgtgtgtatttgtgCAAGCTTAAAAATTGTTCCTttatatatcttctcctatatgttgatagcttccaagaattcagaagaaattgataagttgaagattcaactgaagaagaagttcgagatgaaggatctgggtgaggcaaagaaaattcttgacatggagataataagagatagacgttcaaagaaactatgtttatctcagaaagaatatttgaaaagagtagTACAACGTTTTGGTATAGATGAAAAGACCAAGTCAATTAGTACTCCATTTGCTCCCCATTTTAaactaagtactactatgtcgccaaaagatgaagctgaacataagtatatgtcaaaggtaccattagcaaatgttgttggtagcttgatgtatgcaatggtctgtacgagacctgacatttcacaagctgttagagttattagcagatatatgcgtaatccaggaaaggagcattggcaagctatgaagtggattctacggtatattcataatactgtaaaTGTTAGGTTAGTTTTTGAGCAAGAAGGCAATTAGTCTGTAATTGGATATtatgactcagattttgcgggtgatctggacaaacgaagatcaactactggtcatgtgtttacttttgcaaaggcaccactTAGTTgaaagtctactttgcagtcaacagttgctttgtctacaacagaggcagagtacatggctattacagaggctgtgaaaaaGGCGATTTGGCTTCAGGGATTGCTAAAAGAGCTTGGTATTGGACAcaaaagtatcacaattttttgtgatagtcaaagtgttattcaattagcgaagaaccaagtttatcatgcaaggacgaagcacattgatgttcggtatcatttcgtacgagaaatcatagaagaaggtggagtcacggtgaagaaaattcatactacggagaatcctgctgatatgctgacaaaggtggtgactgcggtcaagtttcaacattgtttggatttgatcaacattgttgaacactgaagattgaagatgaagacacaaccaaaatttgttattgagagaaaattgaagatgtggaattttgccaaggtggagatttgttgattgccaaaatttgtcccacatcggtggagGACACAATAGGGTGgaaatttttccctataaaaggaggcctaatgtttaggatttaaaatacactttcatttgccttcttatcttcttaaggcatttgtatatGCTCTCTTTAGTagtatttcacttgtatttttggagtggaataaaatattggttgtgtccgaggaagtaggcaaaattggccgaacctcgtaaattctggtgttccttttattgttgctttattgtcttatttattatttggtggctgtcataatttttggtatagtagttgtgactcattcacactatatacatttggcttccgcaataGTGCATACATAGACTTTACCCCCTATAATGGGAAGATAGAGGTTGTTTACGACAAACCTTCGGTTCAAGAAAAGTGAAAAGAAGCAGTGGCAACAAGCAGTAAGAACAGCAAGATACTAAGAAAACCGAATCGAAAAAACAACCGGTAGTAATAGCAATCTAAGAATCCACTTCAAGCAAAGAATCAATGAGAAATGACTAAAGATTAGAGCTGGACTGAAATACTGCAATACAATTTTATCAAAATAATAGTAGCATATTTGTCAGATGCTAGCATTCACACATTCTGAATAGATATGTCTGGTATCACAAAAATAAATGTTTGCTTACCTTAAATTGTTGAATTCATTTTCTTCTTCAACCAAAAGGGGAAATATGACCTCATTCACTTATAATCATTTTTCATTTACAAGTATCCCTTCTCTTGCTTTAACCAACATTTCCACAACAATGTCAATCtttaaagtaaataaaaaaatcatGAAGACCCTATGATCACTAATCTATCATGCCTTGTACGATTATCAAAAGTCACTTGTTTTTGTACTtaaaccacaacaacaacaactaggaCTCGGTTCCAGACAAATTGGGTCGGACTTATAACTCCTCATTGACCACAATACAGGGAAGATGTAATTCATGGAAAATTATACTCCTATCAACTACACCCATTATTTCAAATAATAAAAAGACCATTTTTTTTAATATCAAAAGACATCATTTTTGGTGCCTTTGATGAAACAAATAAGGGAAAATAGGATAAACCCAGTAAGATTTAGCACTATAATGTTACACAGCACAAGGAAAAGATTTGAATAAATGAACACACTACTTCTACTCATTGAATACACAGAGAAAAGGGATTTAGCACACACCCATTATAGCAAATAATAGAAAGActgtttttttctttaaaaaaatgacATCTTTTTCATACACATTTAGCAATTGATGAATAAAATGAAAAGGAAATTGGATAAACCCAGAAAGATTAAGCATTATAATGATAAACAGAGAAGGAAAAGAATTGAGTAAATAAACAGACTACTCTTAccgttggagaaaaacagaaaaaagccAGCAAATTCTCCAAATTCAATCCATTGATAACAACAAGAATTGGGGCCTCTATGCTTGTAGTTTTTATGCTTTTTTTACCGAATAAAAGGGAAACCAACGGCGAAGTGGGAAGATGGGGTCGTGAAAATAAATTGAGGGTTTATGTTTACTCTCAATTGAAATTTCTTGATTTGAGCTTTATGGAAAAGGCGCGTAAATTTTCACTCTTCGCGGTCATTTACATACACATTTTTATTATTGATGGCcactttttttttaatatagaATAAAATAACGCATAACTTGTACTTTTCTTTTCTAAAGTTCTTGTCCTCCTCTTGATGAATGAACAATAAGTTGCATTGTTCGTGTAGGTTATACCAATTTTAAAAGTTTATAAAAAAACCCAATGTTATATACTGatgtgttattttaattattgtaAATCATTATTTTATAAAGTTCATTAACTTTTGTAATATGTTGTGTTTACTTGAATTTGAGTATGTTTATAGAGGTTAAGTACGCGTTTGGCCATgaattccaaaataaattttcaaatttgaaatttcactaaaatttgaattgaagaTGATATTGTGTTTGGTTATAATTTTTGCAACATATTTGAATATCTTTTTTTGCAAAACCATGAAATATAATTTATACCCCACAACTTGTAAAAAATATCAAATCGTCCCAATTTAATTATACTACTTGAAATAAACAATCAAAGATGCTATTGTTTAGCAACATGGTAGTCGTCACAAGAAAAGGGTTCATTATCAGTTGTAGTAGCTTCATTTGATAGTCGAGGGAAAATACGTGGGTAGTTGTAGGTTAATAATTGATGGGGtcattttataaattttaaaagtatagggtaaatttataaaattaaaaaatagtgaaaatgcattttcaattgaaaaacttgtaagaactagtttttcaaatttgaaaattcattttcaagtgAAATTGGAAAAATTGATAAGATATGGATAACCAAACATTGTTTTCAAATTTTTTGGTttggaaaaaaacaaaaaatttgtATGTCCAATCGGGCTCTAAGCCATATGTATTGATAGTCTAAAAATATCTTGCACAACCGCATCACTTAAAAGATACTAATGGCATATAATAGCATTAATATATAACTCAAAAAATGTTAAATAACATGTTAGTCCATCCATCCTAAATTATAGGGTGGTGTTTGACTGAGcacaaaattttgagaaaaaaataaaaacttttatAATTTGTTAATCTAAAATAAGGCAGTAGCTACATTTTAATGTTAAATTATTAGTGGTTAATATAGAAAAGTGTCATGGTTTTGTGTTTACGAAAAGTTATGACTTGTTTAGATCATAAATTTTAAAATTTCTTACTCTCTTCTCTCAATTTATGTGATATTATTTCCTTTTTAGTAGtaacaatttaattttaaaatatttattttacctTAAATAGATGATTTATAGCAACATAAATATATATGACTAtcataagtttcaaaagttttatttctttttaaacCCTGTTCCAATCAAACATCATCATATGAattgagataaaataaaaaatttaaaaaaaatcttaaactACGTGAAAATTTACCACTATAACATACACGAGTAATGCAACTTATTGTCCACTATCAAGAACTTAAGCAAAGTGAAATTAAAAAGTGGGGGATTTGAATCATGCCccagaaaagtgaaaaaaattcaATTTTGCAATGAAATATCCTAAGAATGTTTTCTCACTTTTAGGGATAGATTACATGGGTATGCTATTGTTATTTTCTCACTTTTCTCATGTAGGTTTCCAAAAAATCAATGTTATGGGAATAATAATATATCTGGATGAGCTTCTAAATTTTACTTATGTTGAGAAATGCTTCTTGTCAAaattcaaaagtacttttcaaaaaaaatatttttaaaaaatagtaaTTTATATTTGGCTATtcaatttgaaaagcacttttccAAAAATTTAAGCCGCACTTCTACTTGGTCAAAGATTCCAAAAGTGTTTATGGATCTAGGTGGAAGAAACTCCTTATATAGGTGATTTTGTGTAAAAGATCCCTACACTTTCTATTAACTACCTACATAACCTTTGGTAGATCTAGGTGGAAGAAGGGGTTGAAAAATTATATAATGCTAAAACGATTTGTTTTGGTTATATATTGTTAAATCCTCTAAACATAAAGGGAAAATTCTAGTGAAGACACAAAGGGAGTTCAAAATTAACTTAAGGTCACAAGCTCAAATTCCAAGTGTAACAATCCATATTTTTATTAATGTCCTTCTATAAATATCTCACTCCTCCTCTGTTAACATAACTTGGGAGTTCGGAGCCAATCAGCAGAAGAAGCCAGCTTTTTTTAGTTTTTGGATTCTCATTGCACAAAGTATCCTCCATTCCCGCAGGTTCGGGAAAGGGTCGCACCCCAAAAGGTGTGATATAGACAGCCTAacataatgcaagcattagtggctaaTGACAAAACCAGACTCCCTTCAAACATGAGACTAGTTTAAGgaaatttatatttataaaagaaaattaaaacttAGAGATGCAGCGAACAAGGCAGTGGAATGACAAAACCAGACTACCAAACAACCAAAGAGTAGCAGATAGTTGCCCACAAAATATATTGTGACAATACTGAAGTAGGAAGATGAAAATCGAATTCTATTACTGAAATGATAAAATGATAGTAAAAAAAACGAAAGCTAAGAACTGATATTAAGGTTTTCAAGCATCTTTGAAGAAGTCTTCACATGAAGTACCTAAGAGATAACCTTTTccagaagaaactcaaaagaggAAAGATAAGTCCTTGAAAGCTGCTGTTACGAGCACTATTTTGGACGAATAGTCCAATCTTTAACTGGAATCAAACTTTCAGCATACTGATAAGCACAAACATGATTAAAACGTAAAGTATCACCTATTTCACCAGGCAACTCGCGGACTACTTTAGCAGTTTTAAGCACTAAGTTGTAGGCGACCACCTTTCCGGGAATAGTTAGCAGAAGGACTGAATCTTCTTCACTCTCTCCTCGAATCACAGACAAAATGGAAAATGCATATTGTGCGCCATATGATGTCTGCTTAACTATCTCAGGAAATGCTGAAATTAACCGAGCAAGATGAACACGATACTTTACTGACCACTTCCAGGTATTTTTGTCTAATTCAAGCACATTGAATTTCTTGGCATATAGGCTCTGAACCTGAATAAGATGCAAATGCCCACCCCATTCCCCAAAATACCTAACCTTTTCGCTACAATATCCCTGAGGTCTTGGTGGCATATTTTTCACAACGACTTCCTCTGATTTAGCATCAAAGTAAACGGAGGAGTATTCACCAGTCCAGTGaattccaccattccaaaagactCCACTATCAAAGCGCATACCATAAGGTGGAGAGAAACGACAACAAGATCTCCATGACTTATTACCTGGCACATACACACTCACTTCATAATCTGAAGTGCCAAAAAAGTGACCCTTAAAAGTAGTACCCAAACGCTTAATACACAAAGCTTTGTAATAGGGTGGTTCTGAAGGATCAAATATCAAACTATATCCATAAACCACTTCATAATACATGACATAGGGGTTCGGCAATTTATGATACTCATTCTTTGCAGGATTGTAAACGATACCAAGTTTGAGTTCAGATACTTCAGTTTTGGTGGAGATCACACACATCAACAAGCCATTGCAAGACTGTGTAACCTTGATCCCATCTCCTATATTTGCAGCCACTTCAAGGAATTGAAGAGGAGGGAGGCTAGTTACATTATCTGTGAGTGGAAGGGATTCAACTTTTTGGAGATTGGTTAGGCAATTGTAAAAGTAGATCCCAGATGGGGTTGGAGCACTAGAAAACGCAAGAGTACGACAATGACTAACCCTAAATTGCATACTGCTAATGATTGAGAACCAAAGTTTGCATACTAGACTGAACTTGATGAGAGATCTTGCAGGCAAACGGAGTAGAATTTCAGATAAAAGGTCAACATTTCCAGTGATGACATCCACCGCTGCAGTAACAACAAGTCTTTTATCTATGTGGCTCTCCTCCATTGTCAGTCTACGAACAAAACAATGAATCAGTTTTCAAACTCGAACAGACCTGATAGATACAGGCATGGCAAACAATTAGCAAATATGATATGCTATTCTAGACTGAATAAGACTTGGATTTAAAATTTACTTGCAGCCTAAAGCTGTAGCTCAAACGATCATCACCTATAATACTAATAAGCAGGAAGAACCTGAACAAGCCAAATGCGTAAATGATGTCACTACTAGGCTAAATATGAAACGTTGCAGCACTTGATGTTGAGGGTTTGGAGGGGGGTTCCAATTCAagcaaagaatcaacaagaaatGACTAAAGATTAGAGCATATTTTTCAGATGCTAGCAATCATGCATTTTGGATGTGTCTGGTATCACAAACAATAGTATTTGCTTACCTTGGATTGTTgaaatcattttcttcttccaccAAAAGGGGAAATATGACCTCACTCCTGAGTTACTTATTGGCAAAAGTCAATTTCATTTACAAGCATCTCAACTTCTCTTGCTTTAACCAACATTTCGACAGAATTGTTAAACTTtaagataaataaaaaaatcataaagACCCTATGATCAGTACTCTATCACAGGGGCAGACCTACATATAGGGTAGAGGGGTTACCTAAACTCGTTAGCCTCagcaaaaacatatatatatatatatatatatctgaaaTAGCCCAAGCCCATTTCAGAGAACAACTTACCAAAGTACCATAGATACTAGCACAGGAAATGTACCTAGAAAAAGAGTATATAGAATAGATCaagaaacagaaatagaaaatgtAAAACCATCGGGAAAAAGAATGCCTATAAAAAAACCTATAAAACTACAGGAAGGAGGAAGTAAgggtaaaatattaaatatagcGGCTTATGATCCACAAATGTGGAACTCAGTAATAGACCTATGGAAAGGAATAGTAGTAGCAGACTTTATAAAAACTTATAATGACACAGACGCAGAAACAATGTATAAATATATGGAGACCTTGTAGCTTTGGTTGAGTGTATGGCTAAACTCTTTCTACATGCTTGGAGGCCTCTGTCGAAAATTGACAGCTGCATCTTTAATGTTTTTGTTTCACTTTATTGATTCCAGCCATAATTTATACTTAATAATCAATTGGTTTACTTTTTAGAATTCATTAATACTTAGTCGCcaacttaattttttttattcgtttTGAAGCCTCTCCCTTAAAATAAAAAAGGCCCAAAGTGTAGCCCCTCTCTCCACAAGTAGAAAAATATGAACTCTTCTCCCTCCCTTCAACAATGACTTTAGACAAAGCAGCAACATTTGCCGACTTCGACAACAGCGACTGAGAGTTTGTAATTCGATGATAAGTTATCATAATTGTTACGTTTGCAAAAAGTTGCACACTAAACTTTGTCACTACTAATTGGCATATGTAAAGATATTAGTGTCCCGTCCTACTTAAATCCTAGGTCCACCTCTACTCTATCATGCCTTGTACAATTAACATATGTCACCTATTTTGTACTTAACAACGGCAACTAGGCTTCCGTTCCAAACAAGTTGGATCAGCCTTATAGATCTTCACTGACCACATTACTCCATTTAAATACAACACTTTTCAGGGAATACATAAATTCTTGGAAAATTATATCACCTACACCTTTATTTCAAATAATGAAGGaacattttttttatataaaaagacATCTTTTTGGTGCCTTTGATGAAGCAAATAAGGGAAAATAGGATAAACCTAGAAAGATTTAACACTATAATGTTACACAGTACAaggaaaataaatataaaaaaaaaaaaaaacattcttACCGTTtgagaagaaacagaaaaaggCCAGCAAATGCAACAAGAATTCTCCAAATTCAGTCCACTGATAACAACAAGAATTGGGGATTCTATGCTTGTAGTGGCAGTTTTTATGCTTTTTTTACCGAATAAAATTAAGGGAAACCAACGGCGAAGTGGGAATATGGGGCCGTGAAAGAGTAAATATATGGAAAATAAATTAAGGGTTTATGTTTACTTTCAATTAAAATTTCTTGAGTTGAGTTTTACGAAAAAGGCGCGAAAATTTTCACTCTTCGCGGTCATTATAAATacac
Proteins encoded:
- the LOC104219676 gene encoding F-box protein At5g07610-like; the protein is MEESHIDKRLVVTAAVDVITGNVDLLSEILLRLPARSLIKFSLVCKLWFSIISSMQFRVSHCRTLAFSSAPTPSGIYFYNCLTNLQKVESLPLTDNVTSLPPLQFLEVAANIGDGIKVTQSCNGLLMCVISTKTEVSELKLGIVYNPAKNEYHKLPNPYVMYYEVVYGYSLIFDPSEPPYYKALCIKRLGTTFKGHFFGTSDYEVSVYVPGNKSWRSCCRFSPPYGMRFDSGVFWNGGIHWTGEYSSVYFDAKSEEVVVKNMPPRPQGYCSEKVRYFGEWGGHLHLIQVQSLYAKKFNVLELDKNTWKWSVKYRVHLARLISAFPEIVKQTSYGAQYAFSILSVIRGESEEDSVLLLTIPGKVVAYNLVLKTAKVVRELPGEIGDTLRFNHVCAYQYAESLIPVKDWTIRPK